From the Columba livia isolate bColLiv1 breed racing homer unplaced genomic scaffold, bColLiv1.pat.W.v2 Scaffold_141, whole genome shotgun sequence genome, one window contains:
- the LOC135577827 gene encoding taperin-like, which translates to MLAPGPERTGECRYPTVPRSCGGPHTVTPPRFQPQPPSTPRPSPSSARRPNKKDAMQLSGQDGTDGKRQDEQLSMMGGSQLPTTPTATPETSTSRSQKSTASPLLLAVLKRRPASSPGRLTQAPKLLPPIQPPRSETTP; encoded by the exons atgctggcgcctggacc ggagcggacgggcgagtgcagataccccactgttccgcggagctgcgggggcccacacaccgtcacgcccccgcgcttccagccccaaccgcccagcaccccacggccgtccccatccagcgcccgccgccccaacaag aaggacgcgatgcagctgtcgggccaggacggcactgacgggaagcggcaggacgagcagctctccatgatggggggctctcagctgcccacaacaccaacggccaccccagagacctcgacctcgaggagccagaaaa gcaccgcctccccgctgctgttagccgtgctgaagcgccgaccagcctcatctcccggacgcctcacccaggcaccgaagctgctgccgcccatccagcccccccgcagcgaaacaaccccctga